A genomic window from Gymnodinialimonas ceratoperidinii includes:
- a CDS encoding DUF817 domain-containing protein, with protein MAGGGVAKLERLTAGWPLAAVFLAKLLFAALFGVMILSALIVTRLVWQDDWAVARYDALVIFALVTQIVFIWRGLETWEEARVILIFHVTGTLMEIFKLAQGSWDYPDQGLLEIGGVPLFSGFMYASVGSFIARAIRLFHIRFAPYPPFWATYLLAVAIYVNFYTHHYTYDIRWLLFAATLLLFWRTRIWLYIRERPLSLRLPLGAFLSAWLLWIAENVGTFTQTWSYAVQGDTGLVDLGKFGSWYLLIFVAFVTVTLVVRDAMHPRGIRPPARETA; from the coding sequence ATGGCAGGCGGCGGCGTGGCGAAACTGGAACGGTTGACAGCGGGATGGCCGCTTGCCGCCGTGTTTCTGGCGAAACTCCTGTTTGCCGCGCTGTTTGGCGTGATGATCCTCTCCGCCCTGATCGTCACGCGGCTGGTCTGGCAGGATGATTGGGCCGTCGCGCGCTACGACGCCTTGGTAATTTTCGCGCTGGTCACGCAGATCGTCTTCATCTGGCGCGGGCTCGAGACCTGGGAAGAGGCCCGCGTGATCCTCATCTTCCACGTCACCGGCACGCTGATGGAGATCTTCAAACTCGCCCAGGGCTCATGGGATTACCCCGACCAAGGCCTGTTGGAGATCGGCGGCGTGCCGCTTTTCTCGGGCTTCATGTATGCCAGCGTCGGCAGTTTCATCGCACGTGCGATCCGGCTCTTCCATATCCGCTTCGCCCCCTACCCGCCGTTCTGGGCGACCTACCTGCTGGCGGTGGCGATCTACGTCAATTTCTACACCCACCATTATACCTACGACATCCGATGGCTGCTCTTCGCCGCCACGCTCCTCCTGTTCTGGCGCACGCGGATCTGGCTCTACATCCGCGAACGCCCCCTCTCCCTCCGACTGCCCCTCGGCGCGTTTCTCTCGGCCTGGCTGCTCTGGATCGCCGAGAACGTGGGCACCTTCACCCAAACGTGGAGCTACGCGGTGCAGGGCGATACCGGTCTGGTGGACCTCGGTAAATTCGGCTCGTGGTACCTGCTGATTTTCGTGGCCTTCGTGACCGTGACATTGGTGGTCCGGGATGCGATGCATCCCCGTGGCATCCGTCCGCCCGCGCGCGAGACCGCGTAA